Part of the Fusobacterium varium genome is shown below.
TCTACTAATTCTCTAGTTTCATCCCATGCTGTATCATAAGTTACTACAAATAAGTCTGCTCCTGCTTTAGCTAATGCTGCTACATATGCTTGTCCTAGTCCTGTATTTCCTCCAGTTACAACT
Proteins encoded:
- a CDS encoding 2-deoxy-D-gluconate 3-dehydrogenase (Involved in the metabolism of 2-deoxyglucose), with amino-acid sequence MLENFNMNFFSLEGKVAVVTGGNTGLGQAYVAALAKAGADLFVVTYDTAWDETRELV